A part of Synechococcus sp. KORDI-49 genomic DNA contains:
- a CDS encoding heme A synthase produces MSPIRRRLGFLAAHLVVALVALVVIGGATRVMEAGLACPDWPLCFGTLLPGRQMNLQVFLEWFHRLDAFVVGVALLVMAVVAFLRRRLLPGWLPSLAIVLVLLVALQGGLGALTVLDLLPSGIVTAHLAMALTLVALLSGLTQRLLHPGGEAAPVWWTPLAGLALLAVVAQSLLGALMATSWAAQRCLAAGDGCRWLILHRNAAAPAAGLVLLFVCSALLAGGWSRRQWPYLIPVAILVTCQVGLGVGTLRLGLSQPLVTVAHQLVAALLVALLASLLVRRPDVPFSPMPVVLDESSLEPCHG; encoded by the coding sequence ATGTCTCCGATCCGTCGGCGTCTCGGATTTCTGGCGGCTCATCTCGTCGTCGCCCTTGTCGCTCTCGTCGTCATCGGTGGAGCAACGCGGGTGATGGAGGCAGGGCTGGCCTGTCCGGACTGGCCTCTGTGCTTCGGCACGCTCCTCCCCGGGCGCCAGATGAATCTCCAGGTTTTTCTGGAATGGTTCCATCGCCTTGACGCCTTCGTTGTCGGCGTCGCCCTGCTTGTGATGGCAGTCGTTGCCTTCCTGAGGAGGCGTCTTCTCCCGGGATGGCTCCCATCATTGGCGATCGTCCTGGTGCTCCTAGTGGCGCTCCAGGGTGGGCTCGGCGCGCTCACCGTGCTGGACCTGCTTCCGTCCGGCATCGTCACGGCTCACCTGGCGATGGCCCTCACCCTGGTGGCTCTGCTGAGCGGTCTCACCCAGAGACTTCTCCATCCAGGTGGCGAGGCTGCTCCCGTCTGGTGGACTCCACTGGCCGGACTGGCCCTGCTGGCAGTGGTGGCGCAATCCCTGCTGGGGGCTCTGATGGCCACCTCCTGGGCCGCTCAGCGTTGCCTGGCCGCCGGGGACGGCTGCCGCTGGCTGATCCTCCACCGCAATGCCGCCGCACCCGCTGCCGGACTGGTGCTGTTGTTCGTGTGCTCAGCGCTTCTGGCCGGTGGCTGGAGCCGCCGGCAATGGCCCTATCTGATTCCTGTGGCGATTCTTGTCACCTGTCAGGTGGGTCTTGGAGTCGGGACGCTGCGGCTGGGCCTGTCCCAGCCGTTGGTCACCGTGGCCCATCAGCTCGTGGCTGCCCTGCTGGTGGCACTGCTCGCCTCGCTTCTGGTGCGTCGTCCTGACGTGCCGTTCTCCCCCATGCCCGTCGTCCTCGACGAGTCCTCTCTGGAGCCCTGTCATGGCTAG
- a CDS encoding ATP-binding cassette domain-containing protein, producing the protein MALIELRQLHKAYGAVQALRDFSLSVPEACLFGLLGPNGAGKTTAMRILATLLGPDRGSVEVAGVDALADPRAVRRLLGYVAQEVAIDKILTGRELLQLQGDLYHLGRSDRNQRIDDLIDRLAMAEWIDRRCGTYSGGMRRRLDLAAGLLHRPRLLVLDEPTVGLDIESRSAIWELLRQLVEAGTSVLLSSHYLEEVEALADRMAIIDAGTVIAEGVPEELKRRLGGDRLTLRVREFSDPQEADRVRALLEPLEGVRQVVVNRAQGFSLNLVIEGEPVVERLRDRLAGAGVPVFALAQSRPSLDDVYLQATGRTLMDAELAVAGQRDVKQERRKSM; encoded by the coding sequence ATGGCATTGATTGAACTGCGACAGCTTCACAAGGCCTACGGAGCTGTTCAGGCCCTCCGGGATTTCTCTCTGTCGGTGCCGGAAGCCTGCCTGTTCGGTCTGCTCGGACCCAACGGAGCCGGCAAGACCACGGCGATGCGGATTCTGGCCACCCTGCTCGGGCCCGATCGTGGGTCGGTGGAGGTGGCCGGTGTTGATGCCCTGGCGGATCCCCGGGCGGTCCGTCGTCTGCTCGGTTACGTGGCCCAGGAGGTGGCGATCGACAAGATCCTCACGGGCCGGGAACTGCTCCAGCTTCAGGGAGACCTGTATCACCTGGGTCGTTCGGATCGCAACCAGCGGATTGACGACCTGATCGACCGTCTGGCCATGGCGGAGTGGATTGATCGCCGATGCGGCACGTACTCCGGAGGGATGCGGCGGCGGCTCGATCTCGCCGCCGGTCTGCTGCATCGTCCGAGGCTGCTGGTGCTTGATGAGCCGACTGTCGGTCTCGACATCGAGAGCCGTTCGGCAATCTGGGAGCTGCTGCGCCAGCTGGTTGAGGCTGGGACCAGCGTGCTTCTGAGCAGCCACTACCTGGAGGAGGTGGAAGCTCTGGCCGATCGAATGGCCATCATCGATGCCGGAACGGTGATCGCCGAAGGCGTGCCGGAGGAGCTGAAGCGGCGCCTTGGAGGGGACCGCCTGACGCTGAGGGTTCGCGAGTTCAGCGATCCGCAGGAGGCTGACCGGGTGCGTGCCTTGCTGGAGCCCCTGGAGGGCGTGCGGCAGGTGGTGGTGAATCGAGCACAGGGCTTCTCTCTGAATCTCGTGATCGAGGGCGAGCCGGTGGTGGAGCGTCTCCGGGATCGACTGGCCGGAGCGGGAGTTCCGGTGTTCGCGCTGGCCCAGAGCCGCCCCAGCCTGGATGACGTCTACCTTCAGGCAACAGGACGCACCCTGATGGATGCCGAGCTGGCCGTGGCCGGTCAGCGCGATGTCAAGCAGGAACGTCGAAAGTCCATGTGA
- a CDS encoding N-acetylmannosamine-6-phosphate 2-epimerase, with protein MLPSNEVLDQGLIVSVQAPPGSPMRDPDVIAAMADASLRNGAVGVRLESPEHIGAVRRRCPDALIIGLWKCTFPDSSVYITPGWREIQTVWSAGADVIAIDATARPRPERQELEDLIQRARVELRAPLMADVDSVENGLRAASLGCDWVGTTLFGYTEETSGQQPPGLSLLPDLRHQLKTSVRLICEGGIASPDAARSALKAGADNVVVGTAITGVDLQVAAYCRGMAG; from the coding sequence ATGTTGCCGTCCAATGAGGTGCTGGATCAGGGACTGATCGTTTCCGTTCAGGCCCCTCCGGGCTCTCCCATGCGTGACCCTGACGTCATCGCGGCCATGGCCGACGCCTCACTCCGCAACGGAGCGGTCGGGGTTCGTCTTGAGAGCCCGGAACACATCGGAGCGGTTCGCCGTCGCTGCCCCGATGCCTTGATCATCGGATTGTGGAAATGCACGTTCCCTGACAGTTCCGTGTACATCACCCCGGGTTGGAGAGAAATCCAGACGGTCTGGTCTGCCGGTGCCGACGTGATCGCGATCGATGCCACGGCCCGACCCCGTCCTGAGAGGCAGGAGCTGGAGGATCTGATCCAACGGGCAAGGGTCGAGTTGCGTGCCCCCCTGATGGCTGATGTCGACAGCGTCGAGAACGGATTGCGTGCGGCCTCCCTCGGTTGCGACTGGGTCGGCACCACGCTCTTTGGCTACACGGAGGAGACATCCGGCCAGCAGCCCCCGGGGCTGTCTCTGCTTCCGGATCTGAGGCATCAGCTGAAAACCAGCGTGCGCCTCATCTGTGAAGGGGGAATCGCGTCCCCGGACGCCGCCCGCTCGGCTCTGAAGGCCGGAGCGGACAACGTCGTTGTGGGAACAGCGATCACGGGCGTGGATCTGCAGGTGGCCGCCTACTGCCGAGGCATGGCCGGCTGA
- a CDS encoding heme o synthase, whose product MASSVTASTPTREEVVPSRKRIKLPPWLEVAKPRLIPLLLATTLGGMALTEGWPLSSPRLVCTLGGGALAAAAAGVLNCLWEQDLDGRMKRTSGRALPSGRLSPTSAFIGAIACTLAAAMLLVSGVNCLAAGLSLLGLCSYVLLYTALLKPRTTQNIVIGGVAGAIPPLVGAAAATGHIGLGGWWLFALVMVWTPAHFWALALLLREDYRAVGIPMLPVVKGPVVTARAIRRYGWATVALSSAGALVLPTGGIFYGLMLLPFNGRLLQMVRRLAQDPDSLTGAKGLFRWSILYLFGICLLLVLSRTGLASGFDQQVRALLLQIQAI is encoded by the coding sequence ATGGCTAGTTCAGTGACCGCATCGACTCCCACGCGTGAGGAGGTGGTTCCGTCCAGGAAACGGATCAAGCTTCCGCCCTGGTTGGAGGTGGCCAAGCCCCGCCTGATTCCTCTGCTCCTCGCCACCACCCTCGGGGGGATGGCGCTCACCGAGGGCTGGCCGCTCTCCTCCCCCCGTCTCGTCTGCACCCTGGGAGGGGGCGCGCTGGCTGCCGCCGCCGCCGGCGTTCTCAACTGCCTCTGGGAGCAGGACCTGGATGGACGCATGAAGCGAACCAGCGGCCGGGCCTTGCCGTCGGGGAGGCTTTCGCCCACCAGCGCCTTCATCGGTGCCATCGCCTGCACCCTGGCGGCGGCGATGCTGCTGGTGAGCGGCGTCAATTGTCTGGCAGCCGGGCTGAGCCTGCTCGGTCTCTGCAGCTATGTGCTCCTATACACCGCTCTGCTCAAGCCCCGCACGACCCAGAACATCGTGATCGGCGGCGTCGCTGGAGCCATCCCGCCTCTGGTGGGTGCGGCCGCGGCCACCGGCCACATCGGTCTGGGGGGCTGGTGGCTATTCGCTCTGGTCATGGTCTGGACCCCGGCCCATTTCTGGGCTCTCGCTCTGCTGCTGAGAGAGGACTACAGAGCTGTCGGCATTCCCATGCTGCCTGTGGTGAAAGGCCCGGTGGTGACGGCTCGTGCCATCCGTCGTTACGGCTGGGCGACCGTGGCCCTCAGCAGCGCGGGGGCTCTGGTGCTGCCGACCGGTGGGATTTTCTACGGCCTGATGCTGCTGCCCTTCAACGGTCGACTGCTGCAGATGGTGCGGCGTCTGGCCCAGGACCCCGACAGCCTCACCGGCGCCAAGGGGCTGTTCCGTTGGTCGATCCTCTATCTGTTCGGAATCTGTCTGCTGCTTGTTCTCAGCCGCACCGGTCTTGCCTCGGGATTCGATCAGCAGGTCCGGGCTCTGCTGCTGCAGATCCAGGCCATCTGA
- a CDS encoding ABC transporter permease: protein MTSPSLSVNSTAPERGAVSELVQETSALTKRLFLQLARRPSTLVAGVLQPLIWLILFGALFANAPEGLLPGGMSYGRFLGAGVIVFTAFSGALNAGLPVMFDREFGFLNRLLVAPLRSRSSIVLASVLYITVLSLLQSLAIMITAALLGYGWPGGAGLLLVVATLLLLVFAVTALSLGMAFALPGHIELIAVIFVANLPLLFASTALAPLSFMPAWLGWLAALNPLTFAIEPIRAAYSGSLDLSAVLLEAPYGDVTGFACLLVLLVLTVGLFLLIRPLLNRKLS, encoded by the coding sequence ATGACCTCTCCCAGCCTGTCCGTCAACAGCACCGCACCGGAACGGGGAGCGGTCTCCGAGCTTGTTCAGGAGACCTCTGCCCTCACGAAACGGCTGTTTCTTCAACTGGCGCGGCGCCCATCGACCCTGGTGGCCGGCGTGCTGCAGCCACTGATCTGGCTGATTCTGTTCGGCGCCCTGTTTGCCAACGCACCCGAGGGGCTGCTGCCCGGGGGCATGAGTTACGGCCGCTTTCTCGGAGCGGGAGTGATTGTGTTCACAGCGTTCAGCGGTGCTCTGAATGCCGGCTTGCCGGTGATGTTCGACCGTGAGTTCGGCTTTCTCAATCGTCTGCTCGTCGCTCCCCTGCGCAGTCGCAGTTCGATCGTGCTGGCCTCCGTGCTGTACATCACAGTGCTGAGCCTGCTTCAGAGCCTGGCGATCATGATCACCGCCGCCCTGCTGGGCTACGGCTGGCCCGGGGGCGCCGGTCTGCTCTTGGTGGTTGCCACCCTGCTGCTGCTGGTGTTCGCGGTCACCGCCCTCAGTCTCGGGATGGCCTTTGCGCTGCCGGGTCACATCGAGCTGATCGCCGTGATCTTCGTGGCGAATCTTCCGCTGCTCTTCGCCAGCACGGCTCTGGCTCCGTTGTCCTTCATGCCGGCCTGGCTGGGCTGGCTTGCGGCCCTGAATCCCCTTACCTTCGCGATTGAGCCCATCCGTGCCGCATACAGCGGTTCGCTCGATCTCTCGGCTGTCCTCCTCGAGGCGCCCTACGGCGATGTCACCGGCTTCGCCTGTCTGCTCGTTCTGCTGGTGCTCACCGTCGGACTGTTCCTGCTGATCCGTCCACTGCTCAACCGCAAGCTCTCCTGA
- a CDS encoding cytochrome c oxidase subunit II produces MQIPSAIVTLVIGMILVLTGLWIGQSFNLLPVDASANAPIYDELFQVLFTIGAILFIGIVGLLVFSLIRFRRRPGQLGDGIAMEGNLPLEIFWTAVPAIVVLFVGLYSYDIYDRMGGMVPLAHDHMATSGAAAGEERIWGGISSGSIEDAATAPAALPIDVTAMQFAFLFHYPQGDIISGELHVPAGRPVTLRMEAKDVIHAFWVPEFRLKQDVIPGQPTQLSFTATRPGRYPIVCAELCGPYHGGMRSTVVVEEADAWDEWFSSNAKPETDVTTPVANA; encoded by the coding sequence GTGCAGATCCCTTCCGCCATCGTCACTCTTGTGATCGGCATGATCCTTGTCCTCACAGGGCTATGGATCGGACAGAGCTTCAATCTCCTGCCCGTTGATGCGAGCGCAAACGCTCCGATCTACGACGAACTTTTTCAGGTTTTATTCACGATTGGAGCCATCCTGTTTATCGGGATCGTCGGACTTCTGGTGTTCAGTCTGATTCGCTTCAGGCGTCGTCCTGGACAACTGGGGGATGGCATTGCCATGGAAGGCAACCTGCCGCTGGAAATCTTCTGGACTGCAGTTCCTGCCATCGTCGTTCTCTTCGTCGGCCTGTACAGCTACGACATCTATGACCGGATGGGCGGCATGGTCCCGCTCGCCCACGACCACATGGCCACATCCGGTGCCGCAGCCGGCGAGGAGCGCATCTGGGGTGGCATCAGTTCCGGCTCCATCGAAGACGCGGCGACGGCACCAGCCGCGCTTCCCATCGACGTGACGGCGATGCAGTTCGCCTTCCTCTTCCACTACCCGCAGGGAGACATCATCTCCGGGGAACTTCACGTGCCTGCGGGTCGCCCGGTGACGCTGCGGATGGAAGCCAAGGATGTCATCCACGCCTTCTGGGTTCCGGAGTTCCGCCTCAAGCAGGACGTGATCCCTGGCCAGCCGACTCAGCTCAGTTTCACCGCGACACGCCCCGGCCGCTACCCAATCGTCTGCGCCGAACTGTGCGGCCCGTACCACGGAGGGATGCGTTCCACCGTGGTCGTTGAGGAAGCCGATGCCTGGGACGAGTGGTTCAGCAGCAATGCCAAACCCGAGACCGACGTCACCACACCCGTTGCCAACGCTTGA